A window from Triticum aestivum cultivar Chinese Spring chromosome 6D, IWGSC CS RefSeq v2.1, whole genome shotgun sequence encodes these proteins:
- the LOC123143224 gene encoding DNA-directed RNA polymerase II subunit 4, with protein MSGMEEEENAAELKIGEEFLKAKCLMNCEVAIILEHKWEQLQHMSDGGADQVSQVFEKSQAYVKRFSRYKNPDAVRQVRETLSRYSLVEFELCTLGNLCPDTADEAKALVPSLVPGGRFDSDDRVDKMLNDLSLIKKFE; from the exons ATGTCcggcatggaggaggaggagaacgccGCCGAGCTCAAGATCGGCGAAG AGTTCCTGAAGGCCAAGTGCCTGATGAACTGCGAGGTGGCGATAATCCTGGAGCACAAGTGGGAGCAGCTGCAGCACATGTCGGACGGCGGCGCCGACCAGGTCTCGCAGGTCTTCGAGAAGTCGCAGGCCTACGTCAAGCGCTTCAGCCGCTACAAGAACCCCGACGCGGTCCGCCAGGTCCGCGAGACGCTCTCCCGCTACAGCCTCGTCGAGTTCGAGCTCTGCACCCTCGGGAACCTCTGCCCCGACACCGCCGACGAGGCCAAGGCGCTCGTCCCCTCCCTCGTCCCCGGCGGCAGGTTCGACAGCGACGACCGGGTCGACAAGATGCTCAACGACCTCTCCCTCATCAAGAAGTTCGAGTAG